The Kluyvera intermedia genome window below encodes:
- the glpK gene encoding glycerol kinase GlpK gives MTDKKYIVALDQGTTSSRAVVMDHDANIVSVSQREFEQIYPKPGWVEHDPMEIWATQSSTLVEVLAKADISSDEIAAIGITNQRETTVVWERETGKPIYNAIVWQCRRTADICEKLKRDGMEEYVRDTTGLVVDPYFSGTKVKWILDHVEGSRERARRGELLFGTVDTWLIWKMTQGRVHVTDYTNASRTMLFNINTLEWDDKMLEVLDIPRAMLPDVRKSSEVYGQTNIGGKGGTRIPIAGIAGDQQAALFGQLCVKEGMAKNTYGTGCFMLMNTGEKAVASSHGLLTTIACGPRGEVNYALEGAVFMAGASIQWLRDEMKLISDAFDSEYFATKVKDTNGVYVVPAFTGLGAPYWDPYARGAIFGLTRGVNSNHIIRATLESIAYQTRDVLEAMQADSGIRLHALRVDGGAVANNFLMQFQSDILGTRVERPEVREVTALGAAYLAGLAVGFWQNLDELQEKAVIEREFRPGIETTERNFRYSGWKKAVKRALAWEDHDE, from the coding sequence ATGACTGACAAAAAATATATCGTTGCGCTCGACCAGGGTACCACCAGTTCCCGCGCCGTTGTTATGGATCATGACGCCAACATCGTCAGCGTGTCACAGCGCGAATTCGAACAAATTTATCCAAAGCCAGGCTGGGTTGAACATGACCCGATGGAAATCTGGGCCACCCAAAGCTCCACGCTGGTCGAAGTGCTGGCAAAAGCCGACATTAGCTCTGACGAGATTGCCGCTATCGGTATTACCAACCAGCGTGAAACCACGGTGGTGTGGGAGCGGGAAACCGGCAAACCGATTTACAACGCGATTGTGTGGCAGTGCCGTCGTACTGCGGATATTTGCGAAAAATTAAAACGTGACGGTATGGAAGAGTATGTGCGTGATACCACCGGACTGGTGGTTGACCCGTACTTCTCCGGCACCAAAGTAAAGTGGATCCTTGATCACGTAGAAGGTTCCCGTGAGCGCGCACGTCGTGGCGAGTTGCTGTTTGGCACCGTCGATACCTGGCTTATCTGGAAAATGACCCAGGGACGCGTACACGTCACCGACTACACCAACGCCTCGCGTACCATGCTCTTTAACATCAACACTCTAGAGTGGGATGACAAGATGCTGGAGGTGCTGGATATCCCGCGCGCCATGCTGCCAGACGTGCGCAAGTCGTCAGAAGTATACGGCCAGACCAACATCGGTGGTAAAGGCGGTACGCGTATTCCTATCGCCGGGATTGCCGGTGACCAGCAGGCGGCGCTGTTTGGCCAGCTGTGCGTGAAAGAAGGGATGGCAAAGAACACCTACGGCACCGGCTGCTTTATGCTGATGAACACCGGTGAAAAAGCGGTGGCCTCAAGCCACGGTCTGCTGACCACCATCGCCTGTGGCCCACGTGGCGAAGTGAACTATGCGCTGGAAGGCGCGGTGTTTATGGCGGGTGCATCCATTCAGTGGCTGCGTGATGAAATGAAACTGATTAGCGATGCGTTCGATTCCGAATACTTCGCCACCAAAGTGAAAGACACAAACGGCGTTTACGTGGTGCCCGCCTTTACTGGCCTTGGCGCACCATATTGGGACCCGTATGCTCGCGGTGCAATTTTCGGCCTGACCCGTGGTGTGAACTCTAACCACATCATCCGCGCAACGCTGGAATCTATCGCCTACCAGACCCGTGACGTGCTGGAAGCAATGCAGGCTGACTCCGGTATTCGTCTGCACGCCCTGCGCGTGGACGGCGGTGCGGTAGCCAACAACTTCCTGATGCAGTTCCAGTCCGACATTCTGGGTACGCGCGTTGAGCGTCCAGAAGTGCGTGAAGTGACAGCGCTGGGTGCGGCCTATCTGGCCGGTCTGGCGGTCGGCTTCTGGCAGAATCTGGATGAGTTGCAGGAGAAAGCGGTCATTGAGCGCGAGTTCCGCCCGGGGATTGAAACCACCGAACGTAACTTCCGCTACAGCGGCTGGAAGAAAGCGGTGAAACGCGCATTAGCGTGGGAAGATCACGACGAGTAA
- a CDS encoding MIP/aquaporin family protein produces the protein MSQTSTLKGQCIAEFLGTGLLIFFGVGCVAALKVAGASFGQWEISIIWGLGVAMAIYLTAGVSGAHLNPAVTIALWLFACFDRRKVVPFIVAQVAGAFCAAALVYGLYYNLFFDFEHTHNMVRGSVESLELAGIFSTYPNPHINFVQAFAVEMVITAILMGLILALTDDGNGVPRGPLAPLLIGLLIAIIGASMGPLTGFAMNPARDIGPKAFAWLAGWGDVAFTGGKDIPYFLVPLCAPIVGAALGAFSYRKLIGRHLPCDTCEVEEPKAVSSQNQHNASL, from the coding sequence ATGAGCCAGACATCGACCTTAAAAGGCCAGTGCATCGCAGAGTTTCTTGGTACCGGGTTACTGATATTTTTCGGCGTAGGGTGCGTTGCCGCACTGAAAGTGGCGGGCGCAAGCTTCGGCCAATGGGAAATCAGCATTATCTGGGGTCTGGGTGTGGCAATGGCCATTTATCTGACCGCTGGCGTATCCGGTGCGCACCTTAATCCAGCAGTCACCATCGCATTATGGCTGTTCGCCTGCTTCGACCGCCGCAAAGTCGTACCGTTCATTGTCGCCCAGGTTGCCGGGGCATTTTGCGCCGCTGCGCTGGTGTATGGGCTGTACTACAACCTTTTCTTCGACTTCGAACACACGCACAATATGGTACGCGGTAGTGTAGAAAGTCTTGAACTGGCTGGAATTTTCTCCACTTATCCAAACCCACATATCAATTTTGTGCAGGCCTTCGCGGTAGAAATGGTGATTACCGCTATCCTGATGGGCTTGATTCTGGCGCTGACCGATGACGGTAACGGCGTTCCACGTGGGCCGCTGGCACCGCTGCTGATTGGTCTGCTAATTGCGATTATCGGGGCGTCCATGGGGCCGCTGACCGGATTTGCGATGAACCCGGCACGTGATATCGGACCAAAAGCCTTCGCCTGGCTGGCAGGCTGGGGCGACGTCGCCTTCACCGGCGGCAAAGATATTCCTTATTTCCTGGTGCCGCTGTGTGCGCCAATCGTCGGTGCCGCGCTGGGCGCATTCAGCTATCGTAAGCTGATTGGTCGCCATCTGCCGTGTGACACCTGCGAGGTTGAAGAGCCGAAAGCGGTCTCCAGCCAAAACCAACACAATGCTTCGCTGTAA
- the zapB gene encoding septal ring assembly protein ZapB, translating into MSLEVFEKLEAKVQQAIDTITLLQMEIEELKEKNNTLEQDVQAAQHNREELERENGQLKEQQNGWQDRLQALLGRMEEV; encoded by the coding sequence ATGTCATTAGAAGTGTTTGAGAAACTGGAAGCAAAAGTTCAGCAGGCGATTGATACCATCACGCTGTTGCAGATGGAAATCGAAGAGCTGAAAGAAAAGAACAATACGCTGGAGCAGGATGTTCAGGCTGCACAGCATAACCGTGAAGAGCTGGAGCGTGAAAACGGCCAGCTGAAAGAACAGCAGAATGGTTGGCAGGATCGTCTGCAGGCTCTGCTGGGCCGCATGGAAGAAGTTTGA